A single region of the Brassica rapa cultivar Chiifu-401-42 chromosome A03, CAAS_Brap_v3.01, whole genome shotgun sequence genome encodes:
- the LOC103861466 gene encoding 1-acylglycerol-3-phosphate O-acyltransferase: protein MTSSMTLCCGHQTESIYKYPLRRDIAAKPLVFVFVTNSEFNCNKLNKKIRDSLICGFRSRMAEEISKSAGDSSAATAAATNAAKSKWKILRPNSLRWIPTSTDNTIAAEKRLLSILKTPYVQEQVNIGSGPPGSKVRWFRSSSNESRYINTVTFDAKEGSPTLVMVHGYGASQGFFFRNFDALASRFRVIAIDQLGWGGSSRPDFTCKSTEETEAWFIDSFEEWRKSKNLSNFILLGHSFGGYVAAKYALKHPEHVQHLVLVGSAGFTAESDPKSEWLTKFRATWKGAVLNHLWESNFTPQKLVRGLGPWGPGLVNRYTSARFGAHSEGTELTDEESILLTDYVYHTLAAKASGELCLKYIFSFGAFARKPLLQSASEWKVPTTFIYGMNDWMNYQGAVEARKHMKVPCEIIRVPQGGHFVFIDNPSGFHSAVLYACRKHLSQDQDSSHQEQLPDGLRLV from the exons ATGACGTCATCAATGACGTTGTGTTGCGGTCATCAGACAGAGAGCATATATAAATATCCTTTGCGTCGCGACATCGCAGCAAAACCTCTAGTCTTCGTCTTCGTGACAAATTCAGAATTTAAttgtaataaattaaataaaaaaatccgaGATTCCTTGATTTGTGGATTCCGGTCAAGAATGGCGGAGGAAATCTCAAAGTCAGCGGGCGATTCATCAGCTGCTACGGCGGCTGCCACGAACGCGGCGAAGTCGAAATGGAAAATCTTGAGGCCCAATTCACTCCGGTGGATTCCGACCTCCACCGATAACACCATCGCCGCCGAGAAGCGTCTTCTCTCCAtcctcaa GACGCCTTATGTACAGGAGCAAGTCAACATTGGTTCAGGACCACCAGGCTCCAAAGTCAGGTGGTTTAGGTCTTCTAGCAATGAGTCTAGGTACATCAACACTGTCACCTTTGACGCCAAGGAAGGTTCTCCAACACTTGTCATGGTTCATGGTTACGGTGCTTCTCAAGGCTTCTTCTTTCGTAATTTTGATGCCCTTGCGAGTCGGTTTAGGGTCATCGCTATTGATCAACTTGG gTGGGGTGGATCAAGTAGGCCTGATTTTACGTGTAAAAGCACAGAAG AGACAGAGGCATGGTTTATAGACTCATTTGAGGAATGGCGTAAATCCAAGAATCTCAGCAACTTTATTCTATTAGGACACTCTTTTGGTGGTTATGTTGCTGCTAAGTACGCGCTTAAG CATCCTGAGCATGTTCAACACTTGGTTCTGGTGGGGTCTGCTGGGTTTACTGCAGAGTCAGATCCCAAGTCAGAGTGGCTCACTAAGTTCAGAGCTACGTGGAAAGGCGCAGTCCTGAATCATTTATGGGAGTCTAATTTCACTCCTCAGAAGCTGGTTAG AGGATTAGGTCCTTGGGGTCCAGGTCTTGTGAACCGGTATACAAGTGCAAGATTTGGTGCACATTCTGAGGGAACTGAGCTAACAGATGAGGAATCCATATTGCTTACCG ATTATGTGTATCATACTTTGGCTGCAAAGGCTAGTGGAGAGCTGTGCTTGAAATACATCTTCTCCTTTGGAGCATTTGCTCGGAAGCCCCTCTTACAAAGCGCATCAGAGTGGAAAGTGCCAACTACTTTTATATATGGAATGAATGATTGGATGAACTATCAAGGCGCAGTGGAAGCGAGGAAACACATGAAGGTCCCTTGCGAAATCATTCGTGTTCCACAG GGTGGCCATTTTGTGTTCATAGACAACCCATCTGGTTTTCATTCGGCAGTGCTTTATGCTTGCCGTAAGCATTTATCTCAAGACCAAGACTCCTCTCATCAAGAACAACTCCCAGATGGTTTGCGATTGGTTTAG
- the LOC103861465 gene encoding growth-regulating factor 8-like isoform X1 → MGTRAERNKEDFVGGFGFGVVEHSHKDVMLPSHHYHSYSSPASASFCYCSNGVADPIFSASNTSTLGEMFSLGGSNSTAGVSVADPFFTLTSSGEMGRSMSGKEGAAFSEAQWQELERQRNIFKYMMASLPVPSELLSPFSRNHTNNHDVTVARGGSLKLGIASNASNNTADMEPWRCKRTDGKKWRCSRNVVPDQKYCERHAHKSRPRSRKHVETPSHSHHNDARTTKNVASQFATAYPQFYGPPLSQFSAVSTLPPASSSYDHHHSGLRWLMKEGDSIATLNPEIHEAAQLKVGSSRELKRGFEYDLNYIQNDPLVDQRFGALEGLLSPNRQETRRFLVEGEQDEAMGSSLTLSMAGGGGMEEGEGRSQHQWISHEGPSWLCSTTPGGPLAEALCLGVSNNPSTSTTTTSSCSRSSS, encoded by the exons ATGGGAACAAGAGCGGAACGTAATAAGGAAGATTTTGTTGGTGGGTTTGGTTTTGGAGTTGTAGAGCACTCTCATAAAGACGTTATGTTACCGTCTCATCATTATCATTCATATTCATCGCCGGCCTCTGCTTCCTTCTGTTACTGTTCCAATGGTGTTGCCGATCCAATCTTCTCTGCTTCAAACACTTCTACTCTTGGTGAAATGTTCTCTCTAGGGGGTTCTAACTCCACTGCTGGTGTTTCAGTTGCTGACCCTTTCTTCACCTTGACCTCCTCAG GGGAGATGGGAAGAAGCATGAGTGGAAAGGAAGGTGCAGCTTTCAGTGAAGCTCAATGGCAAGAGCTTGAGAGACAGAGGAATATATTCAAGTACATGATGGCTTCTCTTCCTGTTCCTTCTGAGCTTCTCTCACCCTTCTCCAGGAACCACACCAACAATCATGATG TGACAGTGGCGAGAGGAGGTTCACTGAAGCTGGGGATTGCTTCAAACGCAAGCAACAACACGGCTGATATGGAGCCATGGAGGTGCAAGAGAACAGACGGGAAGAAATGGAGATGCTCTAGGAACGTGGTCCCTGATCAGAAATACTGTGAGAGGCACGCTCACAAGAGCCGTCCTCGTTCAAGAAAGCATGTGGAAACACCATCTCATTCTCACCACAATGATGCTCGCACCACTAAGAACGTTGCTAGCCAGTTCGCTACAGCTTATCCTCAGTTCTACGGACCTCCCTTAAGCCAGTTCTCTGCGGTTTCTACTCTTCCGCCAGCTTCCTCTTCTTATGATCATCACCATAG TGGATTGAGGTGGCTTATGAAAGAAGGCGACTCCATAGCAACATTAAACCCGGAGATTCATGAAGCTGCTCAGCTGAAGGTTGGATCAAGCAGGGAGCTCAAACGTGGATTTGAATATGATCTTAATTACATACAGAATGATCCATTAGTAGACCAGAGATTTGGAGCATTGGAGGGTCTATTGAGTCCAAACCGCCAAGAGACGAGGCGGTTTTTGGTAGAAGGGGAGCAAGATGAGGCGATGGGAAGCTCACTGACACTATCAAtggctggaggaggaggcatgGAGGAAGGTGAGGGAAGAAGCCAGCATCAGTGGATTAGCCATGAAGGACCGTCGTGGCTATGTTCAACAACACCAGGTGGACCATTGGCTGAAGCACTTTGTCTTGGCGTCTCCAACAACCCTAGTACTAGTACTACTACTACTAGTAGCTGCAGCAGAAGCTCAAGCTAA
- the LOC103861465 gene encoding growth-regulating factor 8-like isoform X2, producing MGTRAERNKEDFVGGFGFGVVEHSHKDVMLPSHHYHSYSSPASASFCYCSNGVADPIFSASNTSTLGEMFSLGGSNSTAGVSVADPFFTLTSSGEMGRSMSGKEGAAFSEAQWQELERQRNIFKYMMASLPVPSELLSPFSRNHTNNHDVARGGSLKLGIASNASNNTADMEPWRCKRTDGKKWRCSRNVVPDQKYCERHAHKSRPRSRKHVETPSHSHHNDARTTKNVASQFATAYPQFYGPPLSQFSAVSTLPPASSSYDHHHSGLRWLMKEGDSIATLNPEIHEAAQLKVGSSRELKRGFEYDLNYIQNDPLVDQRFGALEGLLSPNRQETRRFLVEGEQDEAMGSSLTLSMAGGGGMEEGEGRSQHQWISHEGPSWLCSTTPGGPLAEALCLGVSNNPSTSTTTTSSCSRSSS from the exons ATGGGAACAAGAGCGGAACGTAATAAGGAAGATTTTGTTGGTGGGTTTGGTTTTGGAGTTGTAGAGCACTCTCATAAAGACGTTATGTTACCGTCTCATCATTATCATTCATATTCATCGCCGGCCTCTGCTTCCTTCTGTTACTGTTCCAATGGTGTTGCCGATCCAATCTTCTCTGCTTCAAACACTTCTACTCTTGGTGAAATGTTCTCTCTAGGGGGTTCTAACTCCACTGCTGGTGTTTCAGTTGCTGACCCTTTCTTCACCTTGACCTCCTCAG GGGAGATGGGAAGAAGCATGAGTGGAAAGGAAGGTGCAGCTTTCAGTGAAGCTCAATGGCAAGAGCTTGAGAGACAGAGGAATATATTCAAGTACATGATGGCTTCTCTTCCTGTTCCTTCTGAGCTTCTCTCACCCTTCTCCAGGAACCACACCAACAATCATGATG TGGCGAGAGGAGGTTCACTGAAGCTGGGGATTGCTTCAAACGCAAGCAACAACACGGCTGATATGGAGCCATGGAGGTGCAAGAGAACAGACGGGAAGAAATGGAGATGCTCTAGGAACGTGGTCCCTGATCAGAAATACTGTGAGAGGCACGCTCACAAGAGCCGTCCTCGTTCAAGAAAGCATGTGGAAACACCATCTCATTCTCACCACAATGATGCTCGCACCACTAAGAACGTTGCTAGCCAGTTCGCTACAGCTTATCCTCAGTTCTACGGACCTCCCTTAAGCCAGTTCTCTGCGGTTTCTACTCTTCCGCCAGCTTCCTCTTCTTATGATCATCACCATAG TGGATTGAGGTGGCTTATGAAAGAAGGCGACTCCATAGCAACATTAAACCCGGAGATTCATGAAGCTGCTCAGCTGAAGGTTGGATCAAGCAGGGAGCTCAAACGTGGATTTGAATATGATCTTAATTACATACAGAATGATCCATTAGTAGACCAGAGATTTGGAGCATTGGAGGGTCTATTGAGTCCAAACCGCCAAGAGACGAGGCGGTTTTTGGTAGAAGGGGAGCAAGATGAGGCGATGGGAAGCTCACTGACACTATCAAtggctggaggaggaggcatgGAGGAAGGTGAGGGAAGAAGCCAGCATCAGTGGATTAGCCATGAAGGACCGTCGTGGCTATGTTCAACAACACCAGGTGGACCATTGGCTGAAGCACTTTGTCTTGGCGTCTCCAACAACCCTAGTACTAGTACTACTACTACTAGTAGCTGCAGCAGAAGCTCAAGCTAA